GCGCTCACCATCTGTGCGTTCTTCTTCCTCCAGACGGTCGTCGCCGGCGAGGTGCTCAACGCCCGTGACGTGGTCGGTGACCGCCAGGAGGGCGTCAGCACGCTCCCGACGCGTCTCGGCGTCGACCGCGCCCAGACCGTCCTCTACGGCCTCGACGGGCTCACGATTGTGCTGCTGGTTGGCGCCGGCGTGGCCGGCACGCTCGGCGAGAGTGCGGTGCTCGCCCTCCTCCCCGCGGTCGCCTACTCCCTCCTGGTGACCGCGCTCGTCGGCCGCGACGTGGACCTCTCGCGGCTGAGTGCGTGGCGCGACCTCGAGTACCCCATCATGCTCGCCGGGGTCCTGTTGGTCCTGTGACCGGAACTCAGCACTCGATATCACCAGTCGAGTTAAGTTCGATGGGACGGAAACCACTCTCACACGCACAGGTCGCAAGATGGCGTATGTCCTCTCAACTATGAGTCTGCTCCTCGTGACAGCAGTACTCGCCGCCTTCGCTGCGTTCTGTGCTCACAAGCAACGCCCGAAGCCCGGCGCGACCTGGTTGACGTTGCTCCTGGCCGGCGTCGCCTGGTGGGCCGCCTTCTACGCGGTCGAACTCCCGGTCGCGCCACTGGCGGCCCGGCGACCGTTCATGAAACTCCAGTGGCTCGGGAGCCTCACCATCCCCGTCTTCTGGGTCCTGTTCGCACTGGAGTACACCGGCCGTGACCAGTGGGTGAGCCGGCGGACGGCCGCCTCGCTCCTCGTCGTGCCGACGATCGTCGCCGGCTTCGTCTTCACCTTCGAGCATCACGACCTGCTCTACCAGTCCGTCGACCTCGTCCCGGCCGGCGACCTCTACGCCGTCGAGCACGTGTTCGGGCCGGTCTTCTACCTCGGTATCGGCTACTCCTACCTGCTCACGCTCGTCGGGTCGGCGGTGTTCGTCGCCCTGCTCGTGGGGCGGAGCCCGACGCACCGACAGCAGTCGCTCGCGCTGCTGGTCGCCATCGTCGCGCCGTGGGTCAGCAACCTCGTCTACGTCTTCGACGTCAGACTCCCGGTCAACGTGGACCCGACGCCCGTCGCGTTCCTCGTCACCGGCATCGCCAGCTACCTCGCCCTGCAACAGCTCGAACTCTTCGAGGCGGTCCCGGTCCCCGACCGCATCGCCCGCGACTTCGTCGTCGACGGGATGTACGACCCCGTCGTCGTCGTGGACAACCGCGACCGCATCGTCGACATGAACCCCGCCGCGGAGTCCGTCGTCGGGTTCTCCATCGAGACGGCGCTGGGCCGCGACGCGACCGACACCGTCCCCGGCTTCCCCGCGGGCACGGGCGACGGCGAGACTGTCACCGTCTCACCCGAGGGCCGCGTCCGGCACTTCGACGTGCGCGTCTCGGCCATCGAGGACACCCACGACCGTCGGCTCGGCCAGGTGGTGACGATGCGCGACGTGACCAAGCGCGAGCACGACGAGCAGCGCCTGAACGTCCTCAACCGCGTCCTCCGGCACAACCTCCGCAACGAGATGCAGGTCGTCTCCGGCTGCGCGGAGGAACTGGAGGGCCGCCTCGACGACGAGACCGACATCAGCCTCGCACGGACCATCCACGAGTCCGCCCGGGAGGTCGCCTCCCTCGGCGACACCGCCCGCGAGATAGAGGACATGCTCGACTCGCCCGAGAACGCGCCGACGGTCGACCTGCGGCCGGTGCTCGACCAGTTGCTCGACCGCGCCGGGTCCTCGTACCCGGGAGCCGTCTTCACGCTGCAGTGGAACCCCTCCTCGGCCATCTACTGTCGCCGGCCCATCAAACCGGTGCTGCAACACCTCCTGACCGCGGCGGCCTCGACCGGCGCGCCGGCGAACCCGCAGGTGCAGGTCTTCGTCCACGCCGACAGCGAGGACCACGTCTCCATCACCGTCGCCGACGACGGCCCACCCATCTCCGCGGCCGAGCGGGCCGTCCTGGAGACCGGGACCGAGACCCCGCTGGACCACGCGAGCGGCCTCGACCTCTGGCTGGTCGTGTGGGGGACCCGCGCGATGGGCGGCAGCCTCGACTTCGAATCCCACCGCGAGACGGGGAACGCGGTCACCGTCCACGTCCCCGTCGTCGAGTCGGTCCCGCGGGACGAGCACCCGGCCGATGTCGACAGCTAGCACCCGGCTTCCATACTTTTAAACAGCAGTCGCGCGAAGTATCCCACTGGGTGATACAAATGGCAGAGAAATCCAACGCCGAACTTCCGCCGCTTCCGTACGACTACGACGCGCTCGAGCCCGCGATCTCCGAGCAGGTCCTCACGTGGCATCACGACACGCACCACCAGGGCTACGTGAACGGACTGAACGCGGCCGAAGAGACACTCGCCGAGAACCGCGAGTCCGGCGACTACGGTTCCACGGCCGGTGCGCTCGGCAACGTCACGCACAACGGCTGTGGCCACTACCTCCACACGCTGTTCTGGGAGAACATGTCCCCGAACGGCGGCGGTGAGCCGGAGGGCGACCTCCGCGACCGCATCGAGGCCGACTTCGGCTCCTACGAGGGCTGGAAGGGCGAGTTCGAGGCAGCCGCCTCGGCCGCCGGTGGCTGGGCGCTGCTCGTCTACGACCCGGTCGCCAAGCAGCTCCGCAACGTCAAGGTCGACAAGCACGACCAGGGCGCGCTCTGGGGCGCACACCCCATCCTCGCCTGCGACGTCTGGGAGCACTCCTACTACTACGACTACGGCCCGGACCGCGGTTCCTTCATCGAGGGCTTCTTCGACGTCGTGAACTGGGACAAGGTCGCCGACGAGTACGCGAAGTGCACCGAGCACTTCGAATAAGCGACGAGTCGTACAACCACACACGTTTTTTCGGGCGTCCACCGACGCGGTAGCGCCGCGTTCGTGACAGTACAGAGCGACGGCTGTGGTCCCGCAGGGTCGGCAGCCACCAGCCGGTACGTAGCAGTGTCGCCGGCTGGACGGAGGCCACCAGAGAGGGCCAGAGACGCCGGACGAGCGAGTACAGTGTGAAACGTTGACGCGGGTACCCGTCCCCCGTCGTCTATGGCCCAAAATATATTCTTCTCGACAAGTTTATGGGGTGGCGCCAGAGCATCCTACATGCCGACGAGCCAGACACTGCCACACTGCCACACGAACACAGACCACTGCACGCGCACTCTGTCATCCCACTGTCCCGTGTCACGGCGTCGGCTGACCCGGTGTGGGGCCCGACCGGCCCGGCAGGGCCTCCCGCCCACCCTTCATAACCACCCTTCCGAGACACCGAACCAGCGACGCGTCCGACGCGTCCGCCGGCGACGGCCTCCCGCAACCGGACCGTTTAGGAGTGGGACCGTCCTACGCGAGCACATGCCCGTCCCGAAGTCCGAGTTCGAGAAACTACATCCGTGTGACTTCTACACCCCCGAGGAACTGCTCGAGGACGACCAGATGTACACCGTCTACGAGATCGCCCGACTCCTGCAGGGCCTCGACGCCGAGGCCGACATCGACCGCGAGACCGAGGACATCCTGCTCGACTGGGCCATCCCGTGGGTCATGCGCAACGCCGACGACCTCGTGGTAGCGACCCCGCGGAGCGACGACGAACCGGGGTACTACGGTCTCGCGGAATGAGGCTGCTCGTCGCCGGCGGCGACCGCGTCGACGCCGGGAAGACGACGTTCTCGACCGGCCTCTGTGCGTACGCCGGTGCCACCGGCTTCAAACCGCGTGCCGGCAACGACTACTGGTTCGACCACGACGACTACGAGCGCGCCGTCTCGGCGGGGCGACTCTACGGGAAGGACGCGAAACGTCTCGCGGCGGCGAGCCCCGAGGCCGTCGAACCAGAGGACATCAACCCACTGCACCGGCTCTGGCGGCCGTCGCCCGGCGCCGACGCCGGCATCATCGGCGCGAGCCACCGCCGGTTCGTCTGCGACCGCGTCGGCGACGCGTTCGTCGTGAACGCGAACGCCGACCTGCCCGAGAGCGCCCGCGAGCACCTGCCCCTGGAGCAGGCGACGACCGTCGAGACGCTGGCGGAACTGAACGCGGTGATGGCGGACCGCCACACCACGGTACTCGAGTCGGTCCGGGAAGCGATCCTCGCCCGCGACCGGGCGGTCGTCGAGTCCTACAGCGACATCGCGGTCCCCATCCAGCAGGTCGAGTTCGACGCCGTGGCGGTGGTCGACCCCGGCCGCGCCCGGGTGTACAACGCCGACCGGTACGCCAGGGCCCGCGAGGTCGTCGGCGGGAGCACCCACGAGGGGCAACTCGAAGAGCGCGTCTCGGACGTGATATCGCACTGTGACCCGCTGGCCGAGGTGGGCCTGCCCGCACTCGGCGGCGAGAAGCGACGCGACCCCGACGTGGTCGCCGAAGCGTACGAGGTCGCCTACGAGGCGGTCGTGACGGCGGCGCTCTCCTGATTCTGCGGTCTCCCGACCGTCGCCTGTTCCTGACCGGTTCGCTACCGCCGGAACGCCGACGAGGCCATCTCCAGGGCAGCCTCGACGTGCCCGAACGGCTCGTTCGTCACGGAGGGCCCGTGGCCGACGTGCATCTCGCGGAAGTCCTCGTCGACCCGGTCTCTGACGCGCTCGATGCTCTCGATGAGCGCGTCGTGGTCGCCCTCCTCGAGGTCGGTCCGGCCGAAGCTCCCGTTCTGGAAGACGAGGTCGCCGGCGAACAGGACGCCCGCGTCGTCGCTGTAGAAGCAGAGGTGGTCGTTCTTGTGTCCCGGCGTGTGCAGCGCCTCGTACTCGTGGTCGCCGAGCTGGACCCACCCGCCGTCGGCGATGGCGTGGTCGACGCCGGGCTGGTCGGTGTCGAAGCCCCACGCCTCGACCCCGAAGGCCTCCTTCACCTCGGAGAGGTTCCCGACGTGGTCGGGGTGAGTGTGCGTCATCACGACGGCGTCGATGCCGCCGCGCTCCTCTATCTTCGAGGCCACGTCGAAGTTCGCGCCCGCGTCGACCAGCACGCGGCGGTCACCCGACACCAGGAAGACGTTGCTCGTGAACGCCTGCACGCCTGCGGCGAGGTTGGATATCATGGCCGAGGCTACAGGAGCGAGGCGTTTGACGGTTCCGCTCGCGGTCGAAGCGGGGAAGCGGTTCCGTCAGTCGCCGCCGGCCCCGACGAGCACCAGTTTCGCGACCTCGTCGTAGGGGTTCTTCAGCTGGCGCGTCTCGTCGGCGGAGAGGCGGAGCGCCTCGTCCTCGGCGAGGGGCACCGTCTCGTCCTCGAGTTCCACGTCGACGGTGCCCGCGACCACGACGTACACCTCCTCCTGGCCGTCGTGCGAGTGGTCGTGCTCCTTGCCCTTGCTGCCCGGTTCGAGTTCCATGATGGTCACGCCGACGTGTTCGGTCTCGAGTGCGTCGCGCAGGAACCACATCCCGCCGTACTCCTCGTCGATGACCGAGTCCACGTCCGCGGTGCTCGTCTTGGTGTAGCTCATGGGCGACACGTCGGACGCCACGCGTATCAAACCCTGGCGGGACGACCCATGGTGGCCCAGCGGTTCCGCGCGGCGGGTGACGGAAGAAACACACTTCCGGCCGGAACGCCGAGGTGCGCGTATGCGCGACGAAGCCGAGATCCGCGAGCAGTACGAGT
This window of the Haloarchaeobius amylolyticus genome carries:
- a CDS encoding histidine kinase N-terminal 7TM domain-containing protein: MSLLLVTAVLAAFAAFCAHKQRPKPGATWLTLLLAGVAWWAAFYAVELPVAPLAARRPFMKLQWLGSLTIPVFWVLFALEYTGRDQWVSRRTAASLLVVPTIVAGFVFTFEHHDLLYQSVDLVPAGDLYAVEHVFGPVFYLGIGYSYLLTLVGSAVFVALLVGRSPTHRQQSLALLVAIVAPWVSNLVYVFDVRLPVNVDPTPVAFLVTGIASYLALQQLELFEAVPVPDRIARDFVVDGMYDPVVVVDNRDRIVDMNPAAESVVGFSIETALGRDATDTVPGFPAGTGDGETVTVSPEGRVRHFDVRVSAIEDTHDRRLGQVVTMRDVTKREHDEQRLNVLNRVLRHNLRNEMQVVSGCAEELEGRLDDETDISLARTIHESAREVASLGDTAREIEDMLDSPENAPTVDLRPVLDQLLDRAGSSYPGAVFTLQWNPSSAIYCRRPIKPVLQHLLTAAASTGAPANPQVQVFVHADSEDHVSITVADDGPPISAAERAVLETGTETPLDHASGLDLWLVVWGTRAMGGSLDFESHRETGNAVTVHVPVVESVPRDEHPADVDS
- the sod gene encoding superoxide dismutase, which encodes MAEKSNAELPPLPYDYDALEPAISEQVLTWHHDTHHQGYVNGLNAAEETLAENRESGDYGSTAGALGNVTHNGCGHYLHTLFWENMSPNGGGEPEGDLRDRIEADFGSYEGWKGEFEAAASAAGGWALLVYDPVAKQLRNVKVDKHDQGALWGAHPILACDVWEHSYYYDYGPDRGSFIEGFFDVVNWDKVADEYAKCTEHFE
- a CDS encoding DUF5827 family protein, which codes for MPVPKSEFEKLHPCDFYTPEELLEDDQMYTVYEIARLLQGLDAEADIDRETEDILLDWAIPWVMRNADDLVVATPRSDDEPGYYGLAE
- a CDS encoding ATPase is translated as MRLLVAGGDRVDAGKTTFSTGLCAYAGATGFKPRAGNDYWFDHDDYERAVSAGRLYGKDAKRLAAASPEAVEPEDINPLHRLWRPSPGADAGIIGASHRRFVCDRVGDAFVVNANADLPESAREHLPLEQATTVETLAELNAVMADRHTTVLESVREAILARDRAVVESYSDIAVPIQQVEFDAVAVVDPGRARVYNADRYARAREVVGGSTHEGQLEERVSDVISHCDPLAEVGLPALGGEKRRDPDVVAEAYEVAYEAVVTAALS
- a CDS encoding MBL fold metallo-hydrolase; translated protein: MISNLAAGVQAFTSNVFLVSGDRRVLVDAGANFDVASKIEERGGIDAVVMTHTHPDHVGNLSEVKEAFGVEAWGFDTDQPGVDHAIADGGWVQLGDHEYEALHTPGHKNDHLCFYSDDAGVLFAGDLVFQNGSFGRTDLEEGDHDALIESIERVRDRVDEDFREMHVGHGPSVTNEPFGHVEAALEMASSAFRR
- a CDS encoding cupin domain-containing protein, translating into MSYTKTSTADVDSVIDEEYGGMWFLRDALETEHVGVTIMELEPGSKGKEHDHSHDGQEEVYVVVAGTVDVELEDETVPLAEDEALRLSADETRQLKNPYDEVAKLVLVGAGGD